Proteins co-encoded in one Aspergillus flavus chromosome 2, complete sequence genomic window:
- a CDS encoding DWNN domain-containing protein, with the protein MSSSVHFKFKSQKEPSRVTFDGTGISVFELKREIINQSRLGDGTDFELSIYNEDTGEEYDDDTTIIPRSTSVIARRLPASRPGKGGATRYVSGKMPINARNAPRNDQVSSSRTVSNSTNTVSNGVLELNNAQTEEEKINALFNLQANQWKEQQQEMANATPVPFGRGRGKPINVPDHPPPPGYLCYRCREKGHWIQACPTNNDPKFDGKYRVKRSTGIPRSLQTKVEKPESLTIDGSNEDLKNTGVMVNADGDFVIAKPDKAAWELYQEKAKASAAAAAEAAAAEYSKELQARGLECPIDKRMFLEPAKTPCCQRTYCNDCITNALIESDFVCPGCGTEGVLLDNLSADDDAVTKIKAYEAEKMDLKKEKEKQSAAQENQSNNKPYASTDDSSGKAELSSPASTGENLSKHSKKRPAEDGPFSESTEESNPTSTQKKQKAEDNPKSTETSSSQVSDPSTGFQSLPFGQQMPFAGFNFMQAQGIPSMAFPDAGFAGEGMGFMNSTGLASSNAFTNNIAQTWNHMGGMNFNPLSNGLYGDGTNGAVNSGYGATNMFNGVGDSPVNMFPISHMAGSMQQSLGFPQGPSMGHFSNQQRTTFSTPYAREEDTAYFRQPVNPQRHQARYRRIRPSDYREL; encoded by the exons ATGTCATCCTCTGTTCACTTCAAGTTCAAATCTCAAAAAGAACCCTCAAGGGTGACTTTTGATGGCACCGGTATCTCTGTCTTTGAATTGAAACGCGAAATTATCAATCAGAGTAGACTGGGTGACGGAACCGATTTCGAGCTGTCCATCTACAATGAAGACACTGGAGAAG AGTACGATGACGATACCACAATCATACCTCGTTCGACATCCGTTATAGCCCGGAGGCTACCTGCATCGCGACCTGGCAAAGGCGGTGCTACTCGTTACGTATCCGGGAAAATGCCTATAAATGCGCGCAATGCTCCTCGTAATGACCAAGTTTCGTCGAGCCGAACAGTATCCAACTCTACCAATACAGTTAGCAACGGTGTCCTAGAACTTAACAATGCTCAGaccgaagaggagaaaatAAATGCGCTTTTCAACTTGCAGGCCAATCAATGGAAAGAACAGCAGCAAGAGATGGCTAA TGCTACACCCGTTCCGTTTGGTCGCGGGAGAGGAAAGCCAATAAATGTCCCCGACCATCCTCCGCCTCCCGGATATCTTTGCTATCGTTGCCGTGAAAAAG GTCATTGGATTCAAGCATGCCCAACCAACAATGATCCCAAGTTCGATGGCAAGTACCGAGTGAAACGTTCAACTGGTATACCTCGTTCTCTGCAAACCAAAGTTGAAAAGCCGGAATCGCTCACGATAGATGGCTCCAATGAAGATTTGAAGAATACAGGCGTTATGGTTAATGCTGATGGTGATTTTGTCATTGCTAAACCAGACAAGGCGGCTTGGGAATTGTACCAAGAAAAAGCTAAGGCTTCAGCCGCTGCCGCCGCggaagctgcagctgcagaatATAGCAAGGAGTTGCAAGCACGTGGGCTAGAGTGCCCAATTGATAAACGGATGTTCTTAGAACCCGCAAAAACCCCGTGCTGCCAAAGAACTTACTGCAATGACTGTATTACAAATGCATTAATCGAGAGTGATTTCGTCTGTCCTGGATGTGGAACAGAAGGTGTCCTACTGGATAATCTGTCTGCAGACGATGACGCTGTCACAAAGATTAAGGCTTAtgaggctgagaagatggatttgaaaaaagaaaaagagaaacaatcGGCAGCCCAAGAGAATCAGTCAAACAACAAACCATATGCCTCAACCGACGATTCAAGTGGAAAAGCTGAGTTGTCGTCACCAGCCTCAACTGGGGAAAATTTGTCGAAACATTCTAAGAAAAGGCCTGCGGAGGATGGGCCTTTTAGCGAATCCACCGAAGAGTCAAACCCAACTTCCAcacagaagaagcagaaagcCGAAGATAACCCTAAGTCTACCGAAACATCGTCTTCACAAGTCAGTGATCCTTCTACTGGATTTCAGTCTCTCCCTTTCGGCCAACAAATGCCTTTTGCTGGATTCAATTTCATGCAGGCCCAAGGCATTCCTTCAATGGCTTTCCCTGATGCTGGATTCGCGGGAGAAGGGATGGGGTTTATGAACTCGACTGGCTTAGCTTCATCTAATGCTTTCACTAATAATATCGCCCAAACTTGGAACCACATGGGCGGTATGAATTTCAATCCGCTGTCAAATGGTTTATATGGTGACGGCACAAACGGTGCGGTTAATTCTGGGTACGGCGCTACGAATATGTTCAATGGGGTGGGTGACTCTCCAGTGAATATGTTTCCCATATCTCATATGGCTGGAAGTATGCAACAGAGCTTAGGTTTTCCACAGGGACCAAGTATGGGCCATTTCTCAAACCAACAGCGGACTACATTTAGCACTCCGTATGCCCGCGAAGAAGATACGGCGTATTTCCGCCAGCCAGTTAATCCACAACGACATCAAGCAAGATATAGGAGGATACGGCCTAGTGATTATCGAGAGCTTTAA
- a CDS encoding ribosomal RNA large subunit methyltransferase J: MGLWLPLKVPSRSQRALAFSPFTPKRPSSSKRWQARQLKDHFTREATAQGLKSRAAFKLIQIDAKYRIFRNGQTVVDLGYAPGSWSQVAVSRTGPNGRVLGVDIIPAQPPKGVFTIQGNFLDPSIQAYVQNFLHNPTRDQQHRPGISPHVSLSHETSEDTKNPIHNCKEMEELCLTGKRTVDVVLSDMMMNTSGMSFRDHAGSMDLCRAALQFSFEVLKAGGHFVCKFYQGAEDKDLEKQLKRLFQKVHRLKPESSRNESKEAYFIGLARKQHATRHDVLKSP, from the exons ATGGGTCTGTGGTTACCTCTAAAGGTGCCTTCACGGTCGCAACGTGCTCTTGCGTTTTCTCCTTTCACTCCAAAGCGACCATCTTCCTCGAAGAGATGGCAAGCACGTCAACTTAAGGATCATTTTACAAGAGAGGCAACAGCCCAAGGGCTGAAAAGTCGAGCTGCGTTTAAACTTATTCAG ATAGATGCGAAATATCGCATTTTCCGCAACGGGCAGACTGTTGTCGATTTG GGATATGCACCTGGTTCGTGGTCCCAG GTGGCAGTCAGTCGGACTGGGCCAAACGGTCGCGTCCTTGGCGTTGATATCATCCCTGCTCAGCCTCCAAAGGGCGTATTTACGATTCAAGGAAACTTTTTGGATCCTAGTATCCAGGCCTATGTCCAAAATTTCTTGCACAATCCAACAAGGGACCAACAGCACCGCCCAGGCATAAGCCCACATGTCAGCCTGAGCCATGAGACATCCGAGGATACGAAAAACCCCATTCACAATTGCaaagagatggaagagcTTTGCCTGACTGGCAAAAGAACCGTGGACGTGGTTCTAAGCGATAT GATGATGAATACTAGTGGCATGAGTTTCAGAGATCATGCGGGAAGCATG GACCTTTGCCGAGCTGCACTACAGTTTAGTTTTGAGGTCTTGAAGGCAGGTGGCCACTTTGTTTGCAAGTTTTACCAGGGAGCCGAGGACAAAGATTTGGAAAAGCAGCTCAAGCGGCTGTTCCAGAAAGTACATAGACTCAAACCAGAGTCTTCACGTAAT GAATCTAAGGAAGCGTACTTTATTGGTCTCGCGCGCAAACAACATGCGACGAGGCATGACGTGCTCAAATCTCCTTGA
- a CDS encoding glutamine amidotransferase/cyclase (unnamed protein product), translating into MRIALIVSQKLILPGVGHFGHCLSQLSEGGYLEPIKKHIDSGKPFMGICVGLQALFEGSEEDPDVPGLGLIQKRMSKFDDSAKSVPHIGWNSAMNTSVGPLGAQSFCGLSPDSKYYYVHSYAAFYTPGVLEKDGWSVATATYGEEEFIGAIAKGNIFATQFHPEKSGQAGLRTIRAFLDGDQMQSPTPDTSVSREKKYGLTRRVIACLDVRTNDSGDLVVTKGDQYDVREKDGVNSGGQVRNLGKPVDMAKKYYEQGADEVTFLNITSFRNCPVADTPMLEILRRASETVFVPLTIGGGIKDTIDPDGTCISALDVATMYFKSGADKVSIGSDAVIAAEQYYEAGEKLSGKTAIETISRAYGNQAVVVSVDPKRVYVNGPEDTKHHTIRTQYPNSSGQSFCWYQCTIKGGREARDLDVWQLAKAVEAMGAGELLLNCIDKDGSNSGFDLELINDVKTAIKIPVIASSGAGNPGHFAEVFERTTTDAALGAGMFHRGEYTVSDVKDYLSGQGFLVRKPETDI; encoded by the exons ATGCGGAT TGCATTAATCGTATCGCAGAAACTTATACTGCCCGGAGTTGGCCATTTCGGCCATTGTCTCTCTCAGCTTTCAGAGGGCGGGTATCTAGAACCGATAAAGAAGCACATAGATTCTGGGAAACCTTTCATGGGGATCTGTGTCGGTCTACAAGCACTGTTTGAAGGGTCCGAGGAGGACCCTGATGTCCCCGGGTTGGGGCTGATACAAAAGCGAATGAGCAAATTCGATGACAGTGCGAAGAGTGTACCCCACATAGGTTGGAATTCTGCCATGAACACCAGTGTTGGTCCTTTAGGAGCTCAAAGTTTCTGTGGATTGAGCCCAGACAGCAAATATTACTATGTTCACTCTTATGCAGCATTTTACACACCTGGTGTACTGGAGAAAGATGGTTGGTCTGTTGCTACAGCCACATATGGCGAGGAGGAATTCATAGGTGCGATAGCAAAGGGAAATATTTTCGCCACGCAGTTCCATCCAGAGAAGAGCGGGCAGGCTGGCTTGCGGACTATCCGTGCCTTCTTGGATGGTGACCAGATGCAATCACCTACGCCAGACACATCGGTCTCGCGTGAGAAGAAGTATGGTTTGACTCGCAGAGTTATTGCTTGTCTCGATGTCCGCACGAACGACTCCGGTGACCTCGTCGTCACGAAAGGCGATCAATATGATGTACGCGAGAAGGATGGCGTGAATTCTGGAGGCCAGGTAAGGAATCTGGGAAAGCCAGTCGACATGGCTAAAAAATATTACGAGCAAGGGGCAGACGAAGTGACATTTCTGAACATAACCTCATTCAGAAACTGTCCAGTGGCAGACACACCTATGCTGGAAATATTGAGAAGGGCATCCGAAACTGTGTTCGTACCTCTCACGATTGGGGGTGGAATCAAGGACACCATTGATCCAGATGGCACCTGCATCTCGGCCCTTGACGTCGCCACCATGTATTTCAAATCTGGGGCGGATAAAGTCAGCATTGGCTCCGATGCTGTTATTGCAGCTGAGCAATATTACGAAGCCGGCGAAAAATTGTCTGGGAAAACCGCCATAGAGACAATATCAAGGGCATATGGAAACCAAGCTGTGGTTGTGAGCGTCGATCCTAAACGCGTATACGTCAACGGTCCTGAAGACACTAAGCATCATACCATCAGGACACAGTATCCGAATAGCTCAGGGCAAAGCTTTTGTTGGTACCAGTGCACCATCAAAGGTGGTAGAGAGGCCCGGGACCTGGATGTTTGGCAGTTAGCAAAAGCTGTTGAGGCCATGGGTGCTGGGGAACTACTTTTGAATTGCATTGATAAAGATGGAAGCAATAGCGGTTTCGATCTAGAATTAATCAACGACGTCAAAACGGCTATCAAAATACCAGTCATTGCTTCCAGTGGGGCCGGAAATCCTGGGCATTTTGCGGAAGTTTTCGAGCGTACTACTACAGATGCAGCACTGGGCGCCGGCATG TTCCACCGTGGTGAATATACTGTTAGCGATGTCAAAGACTATTTAAGTGGCCAAGGGTTTCTGGTTCGCAAACCTGAAACTGACATCTAA
- a CDS encoding putative autophagy ubiquitin-activating enzyme ApgG (autophagy-related protein 7) has protein sequence MIWDAIKDGTIYSCPSLLSSFAVLSYADLKRYKFHYWFAFPAIHSDPPWAPLGATGDTSHSKSSEREYVPFVYLSNAESSTLVEAVHTWGYGTDARQRAYKDPTKHTGSKPGKDKAADAEGACWRIAALSDYENGFFDGANFEDCYVCFVDPSNYENAPGWMLRNLLVLVKHRWGLSKIQVLRYRDVHSKRDQGRSIVVTLAEKNQPTLDLKAPDHIMPKVTGWERNPTGKLTGRLVDLTEYLDPQRLADQSVDLNLKLMKWRISPNLDLEKIKHTKCLLLGAGTLGSYVARNLMGWGVTKITFVDNGSVSFSNPVRQPLFNFKDCLEGGAKKAHRASQALSDIYPGVESTGYALSVPMAGHPVLDAEKTRREFEQLERLICEHDVIFLLMDTRESRWLPTVMGKAAGKIVMNAALGFDSFVVMRHGVKVAENPAAELGCYFCNDIVAPVNSIKDQTLDQQCTVTRPGVAAIASALLVELLISILQHPLGAAAPAPASRNDDRGSHPLGLVPHQIRGFLSTFENLCVVGRSYKCCSACSETIVDTYKEKGWDFVQKALNETGYVENLSGLKEVQTIAEATAADIEWDDTSGTDDELEAM, from the exons ATG ATATGGGACGCGATAAAAGATGGCACCATATACTCGTGTCCATCACTGTTGTCATCCTTTGCCGTTCTTTCTTATGCAGACCTAAAGAGGTACAAGTTTCATTATTGGTTCGCATTCCCTGCAATCCATTCGGATCCTCCCTGGGCCCCACTAGGGGCAACTGGTGATACCTCCCACTCCAAGTCCTCTGAAAGGGAATATGTGCCTTTTGTATACTTATCAAATGCTGAAAGTTCAACACTTGTGGAGGCAGTACACACCTGGGGCTACGGCACCGACGCACGCCAGCGAG CCTATAAGGACCCGACTAAACATACAGGTTCCAAACCAGGAAAGGACAAAGCGGCAGATGCGGAGGGTGCCTGTTGGCGGATTGCTGCCCTTTCCGATTATGAAAATGGCTTTTTTGACGGTGCCAACTTTGAAGACTGCTATGTCTGCTTCGTTGATCCTTCTAATTACGAAAACGCGCCTGGCTGGATGCTGAGGAATCTGTTGGTGCTTGTAAAACATCGGTGGGGATTGAGTAAAATCCAAGTTTTGAGATACCGCGATGTGCATTCGAAGCGTGACCAAGGCCGCAGCATCGTTGTAACATTAGCGGAGAAGAATCAACCAACGTTAGACCTGAAGGCGCCAGACCATATTATGCCCAAAGTGACCGGTTGGGAGCGCAATCCAACAGGGAAATTGACAGGGAGATTGGTTGACCTAACAGAATATCTGGATCCCCAGAG GTTAGCAGATCAGTCTGTAGACCTCAACCTCAAACTCATGAAATGGCGGATTAGTCCCAACCTAGACCTCGAAAAGATCAAGCATACAAAATGCCTCCTACTTGGTGCAGGCACTCTTGGAAGCTATGTTGCCCGGAATCTGATG GGCTGGGGCGTTACCAAGATAACATTTGTCGACAACGGGTCGGTATCGTTCTCTAATCCAGTGAGGCAGCCGCTATTTAACTTTAAAGATTGTTTGGAAGGCGGAGCTAAAAAAGCGCACCGGGCATCTCAAGCTTTGTCGGATATATACCCCGGGGTCGAATCTACCGGATATGCTCTATCAGTGCCGATGGCTGGCCACCCCGTATTAGATGCTGAAAAAACCCGACGGGAGTTTGAACAACTTGAGAGACTGATATGTGAGCATGAtgttatctttcttctgatGGATACACGGGAATCCCGTTGGTTACCAACAGTCATGGGAAAGGCAGCGGGAAAAATTGTGATGAATGCTGCGTTGGGGTTTGACTCCTTCGTTGTCATGCGTCATGGTGTGAAGGTTGCAGAAAACCCAGCAGCAGAGCTCGGTTGCTACTTTTGCAATGATATTGTTGCGCCAGTGAAT TCCATAAAAGACCAGACGCTGGACCAACAGTGCACTGTGACTAGGCCTGGTGTGGCCGCGATAGCTTCCGCCTTATTGGTTGAGCTGCTAATTTCTATACTTCAACATCCTCTGGGTGCTGCAGCCCCAGCTCCGGCCTCAAGGAATGATGATCGAGGTAGTCATCCCCTAGGACTCGTGCCCCATCAGATCAGAGGTTTCCTTTCAACATTTGAGAATTTATGCGTAGTGGGCAGGAGCTACAAATGCTGTAGCGCTTGCTCAGAGACTATTGTTGACACGTACAAGGAGAAAGGCTGGGATTTTGTGCAAAAGGCTTTGAATGAGACTGGATACGTGGAAAACCTGAGCGGTCTTAAGGAG GTTCAAACAATCGCTGAAGCCACAGCTGCCGATATTGAGTGGGATGATACCTCTGGCACCGATGATGAGTTAGAGGCCATGTGA
- a CDS encoding deoxycytidylate deaminase (hypothetical protein Ao3042_10814) translates to MSPAVLSLTNGVLKGICSGKHAIAEYLIQHQGFQLLELKSRSFPQIADEPEDDRWLHASEFTGKERSQPSQLSFGSAESLLDFATKNWQGLWVTTDIWESVTLDRFLQRPFFLLVSVDAPVSLRWQRFRERCRRRQLEAPPLEKFVLWSDRHLYDKNIGRVYLTDRAQVRLFNSSTSLEELHAALMELKLADEERLRPNWDQYFMQLASLAAQRSNCMKRRVGCVLVRECRVISTGYNGTPRHLRNCNEAGCPRCNRGEGGGVGLSTCLCLHAEENALLEAGRERIREGTILYCDTCPCLTCTVKIAQVGISEVVYSQGYNMDQDSAAILKSAGVRLRQFSPPRNGLIYLEGSTKNKQ, encoded by the exons ATGTCCCCCGCGGTCTTATCATTGACTAATGGCGTACTTAAAGGGATATGCTCTGGTAAACATGCCATTGCAGAGTACCTTATCCAGCATCAAGGGTTCCAGCTACTCGAACTTAAAAGTAGAAGTTTCCCTCAAATAGCTGATGAGCCCGAGGATGATCGATGGCTACATGCGTCGGAGTTCACGGGTAAAGAGAGAAGTCAGCCATCGCAGCTATCTTTTGGAAGTGCCGAATCCCTTCTAGATTTTGCAACGAAAAACTGGCAAGGCCTCTGGGTAACAACAGATATTTGGGAGAGTGTTACTTTAGATCGCTTTCTTCAACGCCCGTTTTTCCTCCTAGTGAGCGTTGACGCTCCAGTCAGTCTTCGGTGGCAGCGATTTAGGGAGAG GTGTCGGAGGAGGCAGCTTGAGGCCCCGCCTCTCGAGAAGTTTGTGCTCTGGAGTGATCGACATCTGTACGATAAGAATATCGGGCGTGTCTATTTGACCGACCGAGCACAGGTTCGATTATTCAACTCATCCACTTCATTGGAGGAACTGCATGCCGCTCTCATGGAACTTAAACTGGCTGACGAGGAGCGCTTACGACCAAACTGGGATCAGTACTTCATGCAATTGGCATCTCTTGCCGCACAGCGGAGTAATTGTATGAAGAGAAGGGTGGGCTGCGTGCTTGTTCGGGAATGCCGTGTCATTAGTACTGGATACAACGGAACTCCACGGCATCTCAGGAACTGCAACGAGGCTGGCT GTCCAAGATGCAACCGAGGTGAAGGTGGAGGCGTCGGTTTGTCCACGTGTCTTTGCCTACATGCAGAAGAGAACGCGCTATTAGAAGCCGGGAGGGAGCGCATACGGGAAGGTACAATACTTTATTGTGACAC GTGTCCTTGCTTGACGTGCACAGTCAAAATTGCACAGGTTGGCATTTCTGAAGTCGTATACTCACAGGGATATAATATGGATCAAGAT AGCGCTGCCATTCTAAAGTCCGCTGGTGTTCGCCTTCGCCAGTTCTCTCCC CCTCGAAACGGACTTATCTATCTCGAAGGATCAACTAAAAATAAGCAATAG